In Thermosipho japonicus, a single window of DNA contains:
- a CDS encoding uracil-xanthine permease family protein, which yields MIDLQETVEFYSKIEGPQKFVLALQHFIAMFGATVLVPLLTGFDPLVALFTAGIGTLIFHFLTKKEVPVFLGSSFAFIGPILIVKSQTGDLRYASGGIVAAGFVYLLLATLVKVIGIKKIKKLFPPVVTGPMIMVIGLSLSPVAINWSSQNWGISITVIVSVILSSTVFKGFFNLIPVLIGVSVGYLVAIITGNVDFSPIINSGWVSIPKFMFPKFDLSSILLIAPVALATFMEHIGDITTNGAVVGKNFLEKPGLHRTLIGDGVATMVAGFLGGPANTTYSENTGVLALTKVYDPSILRLAAVFAIFMSFLSKFGSILQTIPQPVIGGVSLILFGMIASVGIRTIVNEKVDFAKPKNLIVASLILTIGIGGASIKIGTVELKGLALAALVGILANLIIPEKNNN from the coding sequence ATGATTGATCTACAGGAAACTGTTGAGTTTTATTCTAAGATTGAAGGTCCACAAAAGTTCGTTTTAGCTCTACAACATTTCATTGCTATGTTTGGTGCCACTGTTTTAGTTCCCCTCCTCACAGGTTTTGATCCCCTTGTTGCTCTATTTACCGCCGGAATTGGAACCCTGATTTTCCACTTTTTAACTAAAAAAGAAGTACCGGTATTCCTAGGTTCAAGTTTTGCTTTTATCGGTCCTATTTTAATTGTCAAATCACAAACTGGAGATTTAAGATATGCAAGTGGTGGTATTGTTGCTGCTGGATTTGTATATCTATTACTTGCAACACTGGTCAAAGTAATAGGGATTAAAAAAATTAAAAAACTATTTCCACCTGTTGTTACTGGTCCAATGATTATGGTTATTGGTTTAAGCTTAAGTCCAGTTGCAATAAATTGGTCTTCTCAAAATTGGGGAATTTCAATAACAGTAATTGTCTCTGTAATTCTATCTTCAACAGTTTTCAAAGGATTCTTTAACCTAATTCCAGTACTAATTGGCGTTAGTGTTGGATATTTAGTTGCTATAATTACAGGAAATGTTGACTTTTCTCCTATCATAAATAGCGGTTGGGTTTCTATCCCAAAGTTTATGTTCCCAAAATTTGATTTATCATCAATTCTATTAATTGCTCCAGTAGCACTTGCAACTTTCATGGAACATATAGGAGATATAACAACAAATGGAGCAGTTGTTGGGAAAAACTTTTTAGAAAAACCGGGGCTGCATAGAACTTTAATAGGAGATGGAGTTGCAACAATGGTTGCAGGTTTCTTAGGAGGACCTGCAAATACCACATACAGTGAAAATACAGGAGTTCTTGCGCTAACTAAGGTATACGATCCATCTATACTAAGACTCGCTGCAGTTTTTGCAATATTTATGTCATTTTTATCAAAATTTGGAAGTATATTACAAACAATTCCACAACCAGTTATTGGAGGAGTAAGTTTAATATTGTTTGGTATGATTGCCTCTGTTGGTATAAGAACTATTGTAAATGAAAAAGTAGATTTTGCAAAACCAAAAAATCTAATAGTTGCTTCATTAATACTGACAATAGGTATCGGTGGGGCAAGCATAAAAATAGGAACAGTTGAACTAAAAGGTCTTGCCTTAGCTGCTTTGGTAGGAATATTGGCAAATTTAATAATTCCTGAGAAAAATAATAACTAA
- a CDS encoding acyltransferase family protein, whose product MRIREIDVSKGILILMIIFVHSYIPYSLAVYFSYILASFMFISGYLFKDGKFSKKFEKIVLNLLIPFVFLSLVGYIIYYILNMFIGYSNSVFSNFLDFVIFGYSTFDVPVNVLPLWYLYMFAVAELIFILFIKLRIIRFIPILSILSTLLINEQTKFFKIGVALHGLIWFYLGYILKNKGFKFKFKNPFLLFIIFSGLLVAVATFNGFDDWRINSYGNYSLLSYFGEFSSVIITISLAQMIKTDKIKRFFELFGKNTIFLLGYHIVLPGTLAVFVKDPVQFLEKYWFIYYILAVFILYLFLKLVPENLIYLLEGRFYLLKKSSNINGGWMFKKRA is encoded by the coding sequence ATGAGAATTAGAGAAATTGATGTTTCAAAAGGTATTTTAATATTAATGATTATTTTTGTTCATTCTTATATTCCTTATTCTCTGGCTGTATATTTTTCTTACATTTTAGCCAGTTTTATGTTTATTTCTGGATACTTATTCAAGGATGGAAAATTTAGTAAGAAGTTTGAAAAGATAGTATTAAACCTTTTGATACCGTTTGTTTTTTTAAGTTTAGTTGGATACATCATTTATTACATTTTGAATATGTTTATAGGATATAGCAATAGTGTTTTTTCAAATTTTTTAGATTTTGTTATTTTTGGATATTCAACATTTGATGTTCCGGTAAATGTCCTTCCTTTATGGTACTTGTATATGTTTGCAGTTGCTGAATTAATTTTTATTTTATTTATTAAGTTAAGAATAATCCGTTTTATACCTATATTATCCATTTTGTCAACCCTTTTAATTAATGAACAAACGAAGTTCTTTAAGATTGGTGTTGCACTTCATGGATTAATTTGGTTTTATTTAGGATATATTTTAAAAAACAAAGGTTTTAAGTTTAAATTTAAAAATCCATTTTTGCTTTTTATAATTTTTTCTGGTTTATTAGTTGCAGTTGCAACATTTAATGGATTTGATGATTGGAGAATAAATAGCTATGGAAATTATTCTTTACTTTCCTATTTTGGAGAATTTTCATCTGTTATAATAACTATTTCTCTTGCACAAATGATAAAAACCGATAAAATCAAAAGATTTTTTGAATTATTTGGTAAAAATACTATTTTTTTACTTGGTTATCATATTGTGTTGCCAGGTACTTTAGCAGTATTTGTAAAAGACCCTGTGCAATTTTTGGAAAAGTATTGGTTTATTTACTATATTTTAGCTGTTTTTATACTATACTTATTTTTAAAACTTGTTCCTGAGAATTTAATCTATTTACTTGAGGGAAGATTTTATTTGTTGAAAAAATCTTCAAATATTAATGGAGGATGGATGTTTAAAAAAAGAGCATAG
- the miaB gene encoding tRNA (N6-isopentenyl adenosine(37)-C2)-methylthiotransferase MiaB, giving the protein MKFFIKTYGCQMNENDSEVARYYLEQEGYESAENENEADIVILNTCVVRKKAEDKFLSIIGELRKKNKKIGVMGCGAEKLKEDLFKRGVNFVVGTRALVKIPEAVELALKGEKTAIFDDKLDEIDYKNILKRNSKHHAWITIIYGCNRFCTYCIVPYTRGREKSRKMEDILQEVKNLSQNGIREITYLGQNVDAYGKDLKDGTSLARLLNETKKVENIERIWFLTSYPTDFSLDIAKEIANSEKIAKSIHLPVQHGSNKILKKMNRRYTIEEYYELIKNIRGIVPDASISSDIIVGFPDETEDDFQQTVKLVEDIKFERLNLAIYSPREGTIAWKYFEDNVPRAIKTRRMAHLLNLQKEINKMLNESYLDKTVEVIVEERAKSGLYYGRDIRNKIIAFEGDESLIGKKILVKIKKTSAGPLYGDIIKII; this is encoded by the coding sequence ATGAAATTCTTTATTAAAACATATGGCTGTCAAATGAATGAAAATGATAGTGAAGTTGCAAGATATTATCTTGAACAAGAAGGTTATGAATCTGCTGAAAATGAAAATGAAGCAGATATTGTAATATTAAATACATGTGTTGTTAGAAAAAAAGCAGAAGATAAATTTCTCAGTATTATAGGTGAATTAAGAAAAAAGAATAAAAAAATAGGAGTTATGGGATGTGGTGCTGAAAAACTAAAAGAAGACCTTTTTAAAAGAGGAGTAAATTTTGTGGTTGGAACACGCGCACTAGTAAAAATACCTGAAGCAGTGGAATTAGCTTTAAAAGGGGAAAAAACTGCAATATTTGATGATAAATTAGATGAAATAGATTATAAAAACATTTTAAAAAGAAATTCAAAACATCATGCTTGGATAACTATAATATATGGTTGTAATAGATTTTGTACTTACTGTATAGTTCCATATACAAGAGGGCGTGAAAAATCAAGGAAAATGGAGGATATTCTTCAAGAAGTTAAAAACCTCTCTCAAAATGGAATCAGAGAAATTACATATCTAGGCCAAAATGTAGATGCATATGGAAAAGATTTAAAAGATGGTACATCCCTTGCAAGGCTTTTAAATGAAACCAAAAAGGTTGAAAATATAGAAAGAATATGGTTTTTGACATCATATCCAACTGATTTTTCTTTGGATATTGCAAAAGAGATTGCAAATAGTGAAAAAATTGCCAAAAGCATACATCTTCCTGTTCAACACGGGAGTAATAAAATTTTGAAAAAAATGAATAGACGTTATACAATAGAAGAGTACTATGAATTAATTAAAAACATCAGAGGAATAGTTCCTGATGCCTCCATCTCAAGTGATATTATAGTTGGCTTCCCTGATGAAACTGAAGATGACTTCCAACAAACGGTAAAGTTAGTAGAAGATATAAAATTTGAAAGGTTAAACTTAGCGATATATTCTCCACGTGAAGGTACTATTGCATGGAAATATTTTGAAGATAACGTGCCACGTGCAATAAAAACAAGAAGAATGGCACATCTTCTGAATCTTCAAAAAGAAATAAACAAAATGCTTAACGAATCTTATTTAGATAAAACAGTAGAAGTAATAGTAGAAGAGCGTGCAAAATCTGGGTTATATTATGGAAGAGATATTAGAAACAAGATTATCGCCTTTGAAGGTGATGAAAGCCTAATTGGTAAAAAAATTCTAGTGAAAATTAAAAAAACAAGTGCGGGTCCATTATATGGAGATATAATAAAAATTATATAA
- a CDS encoding YitT family protein has protein sequence MAKNIPLKETIKEYILSTIGVILTALGLVIFLIPNNIAAGGASGLAIILHSIIPLSVGVWMYILNGILFLIAFLIIGFDFSYKTIYCTFLLNFFIDFFDRIIHIPTYNGGDLILAVFFGDILTAIGMAITFSQNASTGGTDILAKIFNKFFSTPMGTTLLVIDFTIGFFAGVAFNPKIGMYSILAIIINGITIDFVLKGLELAITVTIISDNNKPIEEFILRNMGRGFTYLKGKGGYTKKDRDIIFVSIRRRELGELINFVKKVDPNAFMIVNESRYVLGEGFKRNL, from the coding sequence ATGGCAAAAAACATTCCATTAAAAGAAACCATTAAAGAGTACATTCTTTCAACAATAGGAGTTATACTAACTGCTCTTGGACTTGTTATATTCTTAATCCCAAACAACATAGCAGCTGGTGGTGCCTCTGGTCTTGCTATAATTTTACATTCGATTATTCCATTATCCGTTGGAGTATGGATGTACATTTTAAATGGAATTCTATTTTTAATTGCCTTTTTAATTATTGGTTTTGATTTTAGTTATAAAACAATATACTGTACATTTTTATTAAACTTTTTTATTGACTTTTTTGATAGAATTATTCATATTCCTACATACAATGGAGGAGACTTGATTCTTGCAGTATTTTTTGGAGATATTTTAACAGCAATTGGTATGGCAATAACCTTTTCACAAAATGCTTCTACAGGTGGTACTGACATACTTGCAAAGATTTTTAATAAATTCTTTTCAACACCAATGGGTACAACGTTGCTTGTAATAGACTTTACAATTGGTTTCTTTGCAGGTGTTGCTTTCAATCCAAAAATTGGTATGTACTCAATTCTTGCAATCATTATAAACGGTATTACAATTGACTTTGTGTTAAAAGGTTTAGAACTTGCAATAACAGTTACAATAATATCAGATAATAATAAACCAATAGAAGAATTTATATTAAGAAACATGGGTAGAGGATTTACATATCTTAAAGGAAAAGGTGGTTATACCAAAAAAGATAGAGACATTATCTTTGTCTCCATTAGAAGAAGAGAGCTTGGAGAATTAATAAATTTTGTTAAAAAGGTGGATCCTAACGCTTTTATGATAGTAAACGAATCAAGATATGTTCTAGGAGAAGGCTTCAAAAGAAATCTGTGA
- a CDS encoding cysteine hydrolase family protein, with product MKALMIIDMQNDFAKKGGALYFEGAEKVIPKITDLIKEAKSRNLPIILTQDWHDENDKEFEIWPKHCIKNTAGAMIVSEIQELLNDYNNVYYIKKTRYSAFYKTDLENILENLSIDEVNVVGLVSNICVLFTVEELRNRDIKVNLYKNGTDSYDKQLHNAALKIMSQVLQAKIL from the coding sequence ATGAAAGCCTTGATGATAATTGATATGCAAAACGACTTTGCAAAAAAAGGTGGAGCACTTTACTTTGAAGGAGCAGAAAAAGTTATACCAAAAATCACTGATTTAATAAAAGAAGCAAAAAGCAGAAATTTGCCAATAATATTAACACAAGATTGGCACGATGAAAATGACAAAGAATTTGAAATTTGGCCAAAACATTGTATAAAAAATACAGCTGGTGCTATGATTGTAAGCGAAATACAAGAATTATTAAATGACTACAACAACGTTTACTATATTAAAAAAACAAGATATTCTGCCTTTTATAAGACAGATCTTGAAAATATATTAGAAAATCTTTCAATAGATGAAGTTAACGTTGTTGGCCTAGTTAGTAATATTTGTGTTCTATTCACAGTTGAAGAATTAAGAAACAGGGATATAAAAGTAAACTTATACAAGAATGGAACTGACTCATATGATAAGCAGTTACATAACGCTGCACTAAAAATAATGTCTCAAGTTTTACAGGCAAAGATTTTATAA
- a CDS encoding cation diffusion facilitator family transporter, which yields MEKNIKIVTSIAVVVNTFLAALKVIIGFLFNSMAVLADGIDSATDILTASIVYFATRLSSKPPDKLHPYGHRKIENIGAKIISFIVFYAGISLLIESVKRLVTHNYNLIQGIIPITVTLISVIFKTFLFIIEYRIGKKYNRPSLIAEALNMRNDILLSSIVLFGILLNKIGLSFMDPLVGMIMSVIIIKVAFEIFNENAVALLDGINKNEEWIYDEIINICNECKGVENPHKIRIRKIGECFDIDMDIEVDPKMNVEESHELTLCIKDRIKKLLNDKVFDVVIHVEPYQNVENEPYGIGGENEK from the coding sequence ATGGAAAAAAACATTAAAATTGTAACAAGCATTGCTGTTGTAGTAAATACATTTCTTGCTGCTTTAAAAGTAATCATAGGTTTCTTATTTAACAGTATGGCTGTTTTAGCAGATGGAATTGACAGTGCTACAGATATTTTAACTGCATCAATTGTTTACTTTGCAACAAGACTTTCTTCAAAACCACCAGATAAACTACATCCATACGGCCATAGAAAAATAGAAAATATTGGTGCGAAAATAATTTCATTTATTGTTTTTTATGCGGGTATTTCACTTTTAATAGAAAGTGTCAAAAGATTAGTTACACATAATTACAATTTAATACAAGGAATAATTCCAATAACTGTAACACTTATATCTGTTATTTTCAAAACATTTTTGTTTATAATAGAATATAGAATTGGCAAAAAATACAACAGACCTTCATTAATAGCAGAAGCGTTAAATATGAGAAATGATATACTTCTTTCATCAATCGTGCTTTTTGGAATACTTTTAAACAAAATTGGTCTTTCTTTTATGGATCCTTTGGTTGGAATGATAATGTCTGTTATAATTATTAAAGTGGCATTTGAAATCTTCAACGAAAACGCTGTTGCACTTCTTGATGGGATTAACAAAAATGAAGAATGGATTTATGATGAAATAATTAATATATGTAACGAATGCAAAGGAGTTGAAAATCCGCATAAAATAAGAATTAGAAAAATTGGAGAATGTTTCGACATTGATATGGATATAGAGGTTGATCCAAAAATGAATGTTGAAGAATCTCATGAACTTACTCTATGTATAAAAGATAGAATAAAAAAACTTTTAAATGATAAAGTATTTGATGTTGTCATTCATGTTGAACCTTATCAAAATGTTGAAAATGAACCTTACGGTATCGGGGGGGAAAATGAAAAGTAA
- a CDS encoding tetratricopeptide repeat protein: MKSKAVVLILLFISIIGFSATKDKIINMSKENPKEAWKLYLEYVLNNPTDTSLETMGKELKVKISLMNDPRLSFLIKQDIKELKNFLKNTTPSATEVEIIFQLFPQINEISKNTLEKPEYDTFLDNIIFLKIANPEIDEKISAQNLTNFFLKYPTMLTYDVINILSQKDFSKDLGYNILKYIVDNIENFEETQYPILNRIVEFAEKIGGTFTSKYLSDLKKYVELSNILNETSENIDINKAKLTIENLSIKKYILSSKLENILNNTQKANVKDSSQKTSTSQNSSNNKNYIMILLLVILAIIVFSFKIVRFYLFYILGLKKMAAKVYKKIVDKDPLNEEKHLKLAQLYEEAGMYDKALEEYNILKRIKI; the protein is encoded by the coding sequence ATGAAAAGTAAAGCTGTAGTCTTAATTTTATTATTTATAAGTATCATCGGATTTTCAGCAACAAAAGATAAAATAATAAACATGTCTAAAGAAAATCCAAAAGAAGCTTGGAAGCTTTACCTCGAATATGTTCTTAATAATCCAACTGATACTTCTCTTGAAACAATGGGAAAAGAATTAAAAGTTAAAATTTCCCTAATGAATGATCCTAGGCTTTCATTTTTAATCAAACAGGACATAAAAGAACTTAAAAATTTTTTAAAGAATACAACACCAAGCGCAACAGAAGTAGAAATAATTTTTCAACTTTTTCCACAAATAAATGAAATATCTAAAAATACACTTGAAAAACCTGAGTATGACACTTTTCTTGATAATATAATTTTTCTAAAAATAGCAAATCCAGAAATTGATGAAAAAATAAGTGCTCAAAACCTTACAAATTTTTTTCTAAAATATCCTACTATGTTAACATATGACGTTATAAATATTCTATCCCAAAAAGACTTTTCAAAGGACCTTGGGTACAACATACTAAAATATATCGTAGATAACATTGAAAACTTTGAAGAAACTCAATATCCAATTCTTAATAGAATAGTAGAATTTGCAGAAAAAATTGGAGGAACATTTACTTCAAAATATTTAAGTGATCTTAAAAAGTATGTAGAATTAAGTAATATCTTAAATGAAACATCTGAAAATATAGATATAAATAAAGCAAAATTAACAATAGAAAATCTTTCAATTAAAAAATATATTCTATCATCAAAACTAGAAAACATTTTAAATAATACACAAAAAGCCAATGTTAAAGACTCTTCTCAAAAAACAAGTACATCCCAAAATTCTAGTAATAATAAAAATTACATAATGATATTACTCTTAGTAATTCTTGCAATAATTGTTTTTTCATTTAAAATAGTAAGATTTTATCTTTTTTACATACTAGGGCTGAAAAAAATGGCAGCAAAAGTATATAAGAAAATTGTTGATAAGGATCCATTAAATGAAGAAAAACATTTAAAGCTTGCACAGTTATATGAAGAAGCTGGAATGTATGACAAAGCATTGGAAGAGTATAATATACTAAAGAGGATAAAAATATAA
- the galT gene encoding galactose-1-phosphate uridylyltransferase has product MPEYRKDPVVRRWVIIATERAKRPHDFTVPKEEAKGGFCPFDYGNEHTTPPEIFAFRPENTEPNSPGWWVRVVPNKFPAVNPDIEIEKYGHGMYDAMAGFGYHEVVVETPEHNSTFALYDDKQAEEVVWAYVKRFRQLREDKRLKYILIFKNHGALGGASLPHPHSQIIAIPSVPKRVLEELNGAKDYYDYKERCVFCDMISQEKIENRRIVEENEDFIAFAPYASRFPFEVWIAPKVHSHDFGKIEDSQVKTFAIILRNTLKRIYKVLDNPPYNFVIHTSPTYEEGKIYYHWHVEIMPRLTRVAGFEWGSGFYINPVPPEDAAKYLKNVEL; this is encoded by the coding sequence ATGCCAGAATATAGAAAGGATCCAGTTGTAAGAAGATGGGTTATTATTGCAACTGAACGTGCGAAAAGACCTCATGATTTTACAGTTCCAAAGGAAGAAGCAAAAGGTGGCTTTTGTCCCTTTGATTATGGAAATGAGCACACCACACCACCAGAAATTTTTGCTTTTAGACCAGAAAATACAGAACCTAATTCTCCAGGTTGGTGGGTAAGAGTTGTTCCAAATAAGTTTCCAGCGGTTAATCCAGATATAGAAATCGAAAAATATGGACATGGTATGTATGATGCAATGGCTGGTTTTGGATATCATGAAGTAGTAGTTGAAACACCAGAGCATAACAGTACTTTTGCATTGTATGATGACAAACAAGCTGAAGAAGTTGTTTGGGCATATGTAAAAAGGTTTAGACAACTTAGAGAAGATAAAAGATTAAAGTATATATTGATATTTAAAAATCATGGCGCACTTGGTGGGGCCTCACTTCCACACCCACATAGTCAAATAATTGCAATTCCAAGTGTTCCAAAAAGGGTGTTAGAAGAATTAAATGGAGCAAAAGATTATTATGATTATAAGGAAAGATGTGTATTTTGTGATATGATCTCTCAAGAAAAAATAGAAAATCGTAGGATTGTTGAAGAAAATGAGGATTTTATTGCTTTTGCACCATATGCTTCAAGATTCCCATTTGAGGTATGGATTGCTCCAAAGGTTCACTCTCATGATTTTGGAAAGATTGAAGACAGCCAAGTAAAAACATTTGCAATTATTTTAAGAAATACTTTGAAAAGAATTTATAAAGTTCTTGATAACCCACCATATAACTTTGTAATTCATACGTCTCCAACTTACGAGGAAGGAAAAATCTATTATCATTGGCATGTTGAAATAATGCCAAGACTCACGAGAGTAGCAGGCTTTGAATGGGGTTCAGGATTCTATATCAATCCTGTTCCACCTGAAGATGCGGCAAAATACTTGAAAAATGTTGAATTATAA
- a CDS encoding glycogen/starch synthase, with product MKVALVSYEVYPFAKVGGLADVVGALPKYLKKFSVEPIVIMPKHKIVEKNAEKFSYSLRKIKEGISLPYLKTDEKFDIYQTFIPGTQIPVYLIGNDYYFSAEQVYEGPDLAEQAIYFSAAVFEALKVLREKVDVLHINDWQTGLVPVYLKTLYKDDEFFSKTVVLLTIHNLGYQGIFDSSYMNFSGLPDYLYNIDGIEFYGKINFLKGGILFSDVINTVSPTYAQEIQTKEYGEKLDGVLRLRSSDLYGILNGIDYEEYNPETDKRIYVNYSLQEIEKKYENKKMLQKELNLPQTNDVPVIGMITRLVDQKGLDILSEVLRYILNMDVQFVLLGTGDKKYEEMFKEIEKEFPDKMSANITFDIVLAQKIYASSDMFLMPSRYEPCGLGQMYSLRYGTIPVVRYTGGLADTVMEYDEETMKGNGFGFKEYDSAYLLKAVARAVDFFKNKKGHWKKLIENALKTDLSWERSANEYVKIYNKALNKRR from the coding sequence GTGAAGGTTGCACTTGTATCTTATGAAGTATATCCATTTGCTAAGGTAGGGGGACTTGCTGACGTTGTAGGGGCTTTACCAAAATACCTTAAAAAATTCTCAGTAGAACCAATTGTAATAATGCCAAAGCATAAGATCGTAGAAAAGAATGCGGAAAAGTTTTCATATAGTCTAAGAAAGATAAAAGAAGGTATTAGTCTTCCATATTTAAAAACGGATGAAAAATTTGATATTTATCAAACATTTATTCCTGGAACACAAATTCCTGTCTACCTTATTGGAAATGATTACTATTTTTCTGCAGAGCAAGTATATGAAGGACCAGATTTGGCAGAACAGGCAATATACTTTTCAGCAGCAGTTTTTGAAGCATTAAAAGTGCTTAGGGAAAAAGTTGATGTTTTACATATCAATGATTGGCAAACAGGATTGGTACCGGTGTATTTAAAGACATTGTATAAAGATGATGAGTTTTTCTCTAAGACTGTAGTACTATTAACAATACATAACCTTGGCTATCAAGGAATTTTTGATAGTTCATATATGAATTTTTCAGGTTTACCTGATTATCTATATAACATTGATGGTATTGAGTTTTATGGAAAAATTAATTTCTTAAAAGGTGGAATTTTGTTCTCAGATGTTATTAACACAGTAAGTCCAACTTACGCTCAAGAAATTCAAACCAAAGAGTATGGTGAAAAGTTAGATGGAGTATTAAGACTTAGAAGTTCTGATTTGTATGGAATATTAAATGGTATCGATTATGAGGAGTATAATCCTGAAACAGATAAAAGAATTTATGTAAATTATAGCTTACAAGAGATCGAGAAAAAATATGAAAATAAGAAAATGCTTCAAAAAGAGTTGAATCTTCCACAAACTAATGACGTTCCAGTTATTGGGATGATTACAAGACTTGTGGATCAAAAAGGGTTGGATATATTATCAGAGGTTTTAAGATACATTTTAAATATGGATGTTCAATTTGTACTTCTTGGGACAGGCGATAAAAAGTATGAGGAAATGTTCAAAGAGATTGAAAAGGAATTTCCAGATAAAATGTCTGCAAACATTACATTTGATATAGTACTTGCTCAAAAAATTTATGCTTCAAGCGATATGTTTTTAATGCCATCAAGGTATGAACCATGTGGTCTTGGCCAAATGTATAGTTTAAGGTATGGTACTATTCCAGTTGTCAGGTATACCGGAGGTCTTGCAGATACAGTTATGGAATATGATGAAGAAACTATGAAAGGAAATGGATTCGGTTTTAAGGAATATGATTCAGCGTACTTACTAAAGGCAGTTGCAAGGGCAGTTGACTTTTTCAAAAACAAAAAAGGTCACTGGAAAAAATTGATTGAAAATGCTTTGAAAACAGATTTATCGTGGGAAAGATCGGCAAATGAATACGTGAAGATATATAATAAAGCTTTGAATAAAAGGCGTTAA
- a CDS encoding MBL fold metallo-hydrolase: protein MKMDMLLEGGIISVPSRAKATFSTIVLLEDGDRKILIEPGDYVTHSILEEELKKRNLKTEDITDIVLTHFHLDHAYNSIFFKNATVHLHENFLKKNYEKFGMIVGKQYKMIIDSWNAFQTFKDGDILFDKINVYHTPWHSKEHCSFVVDTENMGKVFFAGDIVMTRVEFYDIMRMLRDDNCARFVREMVNKCDYLVLTHDSGVFLENWR, encoded by the coding sequence ATGAAAATGGATATGCTACTTGAGGGTGGAATAATTAGTGTTCCAAGCAGAGCAAAAGCAACATTTTCTACTATTGTATTGCTTGAAGATGGTGATAGAAAGATTCTTATAGAACCTGGAGATTATGTAACTCATTCAATTTTAGAGGAAGAATTGAAAAAAAGAAATTTAAAGACAGAAGATATTACAGATATTGTACTTACCCATTTTCACCTTGACCATGCTTATAACTCTATCTTTTTTAAAAATGCTACGGTTCATTTGCATGAAAACTTTTTAAAGAAGAATTATGAGAAATTTGGTATGATAGTTGGAAAGCAATACAAGATGATTATAGATTCTTGGAATGCGTTCCAAACATTTAAGGATGGTGATATATTATTTGATAAAATTAATGTGTATCATACGCCCTGGCATTCAAAGGAGCATTGTTCTTTTGTGGTAGATACAGAAAATATGGGAAAGGTTTTTTTTGCAGGAGATATTGTTATGACTAGAGTAGAGTTTTATGATATAATGAGAATGTTAAGAGATGATAATTGTGCGAGATTTGTTAGGGAAATGGTTAATAAATGTGATTATTTAGTTTTAACTCATGATAGTGGGGTGTTTTTGGAAAACTGGAGGTGA